The stretch of DNA CATTGTTGATACTTGGGCAGTTAGAACCGTGCTGCTGGTATTCATAAGCGAATAGTTTTATCATGAGTGTGATCTATGTCCTATAATCTCATTATTTTGTCTATCTTGTTTATTATGTTCTATACACCAAACAAATGAATGCATGATGGAACAAGAGTTTATCAAattagcataaaaaaaaattaaacagattaaaagtaaaaaaaaaaaaagatttacaaAAGTAAAAACAGACAAATGACATTGCATATTCCACACTTTTTGTTCTAAATAACTTCGGTACATACAGATTTTGAAATCCAGTCAAAAGGCAATGCAATGTATAAGGTGTCTCATGAACCCAACTCACATCAATAATGAAACAAAGATAATAAGCATGTGACAGTAAAAGCTATTATGAGAAGTAGAAGCTTTTCTGAATGAGGTTAATTTTAGAGAAGTTCATTAGCTTAAGAGGTTGTTTTGTGTATCTTAATAGTACAAAAGTTACATTGTCATATAGCCAAATACATCACATTGCTAATGAGTTGAAGAATTCTCAAGAGAGCAATGTGTGGAACCTTATGCTGTACAATTTTGTAAATATTACATCAATGAAAAGCAAAGGCATATAGCATTCACATTCATTCATGTATCATGATATTGTTTAAACATATCCATTAGCATTAGCTTTGTTTTTCAAATAGAATTCCGAGACCCTCTTCTGATCTTCCTTCGGAAAGGTTTACACGCTTCGATACTAAGGTCAACGGCTGCAGCAAGTGCCATGAAGATGGCAGCATCCTCCACGCACGTCACATGTCGCAATGCCAGCTGTACTAACGGCTTACTACGCTTTCCTTCACCTTGAACTCTACAGCTCATGACAAAACCTCCAACAACTGGACTTAGTGCGCCAAAGTCTCCGCTACTTTGTGGACTAGGGATTGGACTTGCAGCAGTAGCCATGGTTCTCATGTGTTTTTCAGTATCTATGAAAAACTCGCCACCCTTTTCggcatttatatttatttcagACATAAGACGATTGGCTCCATCTTGAGGTTCAGATAGAAGATGGAATTTGCAGCATATAGAGTCTTTAATGCCGCGCTCTCGCCATGCTTCGAGCTTTCCCCACGGCTGCCAGCTTTCGGATATACCACCAACATCTGGACGGACAATCAACCAAGCTCCTGGGTTGGATCTTGCAACCCAGTCACAACCTGAAGATGGAACAAAGGGAGTTGTTATGAAGGCTGCAGCTACAGCTGAGCCGGATAGATCATGTATCTTCACCTTCCACCCCTTTCTCTCTCTCCTCTCGGTTTCTAAGTCAGAAGTGTCGGGAGAACCCGACCAGTAAGTGCTCAACGAATCAATCTGGGAAACCCTGTCATTTCATAACTatcaaaattttgttaataaCAAACTTTTAGATACACATTGTGCATTTTATAGACATTTTGGCATAATGTTGTGTTTTGTCCATGCTTCCGAATGCAAAGAAAAACATGTTACTGACTTTGATTTTAAAACCTGAATGCATGTTATCATTTGCGAAGAATTAATTCATGACTTCTATAaagtattaatattaatatcaatGAATATAATCGAAAGTATAATATTTCATATCACCTGTCCTTACTAAACTTGCAACTGAAGATTGGCTGCTTTGATCCTTGAAGCAGAACTATCTGAGGACTCAATCTCGTTATATCATCGAATTGAAATACATATCTAGGGTCAGGATCTAGTTTAACTTTCAAATGTAACTCAGCACCCGGTTTTCCATTCTCCTGTTTGTTCTTGCCAATACCTATCCAACCATTGAAAAGAATCAAAGGTTTTCCTTCACACCATTCAGGACCAACCTGCATTTTAAAAACGCCAATTTGCTGCCTTTTGACACCGACTCCACAATGAGATCCCTTCTTCCCTGAAAACACGGAGATCTCCAAACAAGCATGAGGATTATAGAAACAACCGGGAGCTAACAATGCTTTTAAATCTGATTCCTCAAGGTAAAAGCTAGACGCAATGTTTTGTGTATCGCGTATAACTTCTGCAGAGGTTATTAAGGGGACTGATGATGTTTGAACAGGAAAACCTCGAAGCCGTATCTCACACACATAAGATGAAGAGAGTCTTTGAATTCCGGATTTTTCAGTGCTCAGTTCAGTTCCAGTATTTCTCAAACCCAGAGAGCCTATCGACAACCTAATAAAGGTCTGTGGATCCATATAATTGTCACAATTGTCCCCTCATTGTAgtatatgatattatttttgcaaaactCGGATGCCCTGTAAAATATAAGAGAGAAATGATAATTTTATcatgaataaaataaagtaaagcATACTTGTTTGGTTGGTATTAAAAAACATTACTGCTTACACAAGAGTATACAATATAAATGGCTTAATTTGAGTAAAGTCCTCAGGTTTGAGGCTTGGCAAATAGAAAAGACTCACTTTGCCTTGTTTTAGAATTTAACTTAATTACACAAAATAGGGGTAACAAAGTTCAAAGTCTTGACGAATTGGTCACCAAGATTGCAATAACATTTCAGGAAAACAACTCTCGTTAAAGTATCATCTGATATCTCAGTATATATGAAATACAAAGATGAGTACAGGCAGAGATTGTCTACATAAAGCATTCATAAATGTGGAGAGAACTCCAACGGGAAAAATGGAAAAGTGACTGCAATTGTTTATTGTCTTGTTCTATAAGTAACTCATTGTATTAGAGAATTTCagggggaaaaaaaaaatcataactcGTGATTTTTAATAGCGTGTTTCGGTTACATACCAAACGTGATATTGAACTTAGCAAGTTTGGTATCAAGTGTGCCATTTTCGATTGGATAAATATATCAAGTGTGTTACTCTATTGATTAAAGGTTATTTCTTATAGAAATATGTTAGTATGTAAGTCAGtttataaagaagaaaaattgtgTGTGCGAGAAATCTATTCAATTCACCAGTCACATAGGTTTTCTCAACTATCAAAGAAAATAGATGAAACAACATCAACTTAAGAGTGAGGCAAGATTTGGTAGAAGAAAGAGAGAGTCAAATATTTGACCGGGTTAGCTCAAATTTGTGGAAAAGTTAAAATCCACCCTCCATTTTATCTAATACCTCTATCACATGTTTCTAATTCTAAGTAAATCCTTTTCAACTGAATAGCCAAATGACAAAGTCAACTAAACCTTTCAGTTCGGTAACATTTGATATAAACTTTGAAGAGTTTTTACCTTAGACTAATCAAGTCCAATCTAATTGAACCTGTTTGGATcgacttatttgaatttatctacTGATGATGTAAACACTTCTGAAACTGTTTGGAAGAGCTTAtgtaaacaacttatgacatgtccataagctactttcagcttatttccataaactctttgtgataacttataaaaacaacttatagcttatatgaaaacagtttgactttattttatttttttattatagaaaaaatagcttatacataatcACTTATGAATGATATAGCAATAGTAATGACACTCAAACTCCCAACAGCTCTTTCTTCAATCAAACATAACCTAAATTTTTAGGGATTAGTAGCTCTTTCCTATCAAGATGAAGCTCACACTTGAATTATATGATGAGACAAAAACTATAACAAGTAAAAACAATATCAACAAACTTTATAGAAATTCAACCAACCACAACAAACTCAAGTACCCTAGAAATTAAGGAATTGAAccaatataatttaaaaaagaaataatcaatatatattGAAGCAAATCAAGTACCACAAAATCCAAGCACTTTTGGAATGAAGATAAACAATTTCAGAAACAGTCAATTGTGATGATGACAGAGTATCAAGTGAAAAATGTGTCTTAAATCTTAACAATCCAATCCATAAATAGTATCTGACAAAACCAACAAGTGAAGAACAAAGTAGgaacataaaaaaacaaaagtcaaagtcatacaaaaataataataataataataataaagtgtaGCAGCAAAATGTAAATACTAAATACAACTCACCTAGTTTTCATATAATGTACCACAAACATATACATACATagatatatacatatacatgtaTAAGAAAAAGAGTAAAAACCCAGAAAAAAGAATGGATTTTTAAGATGAAAGAGAGAAAACCCAAATAAAAAATCTGACCTTTTTAGCAGTATATGATTCCAAAAGATGAAATGAGTAAGAAATAGTTGTTGGGTTGGGATGATAGTTGAAGAAAAAGGGATATGaattatgatatgatatgaagAAGAAGTAGTAATTGAGTTGAGAGTGCACAGAGAtaagaaggagaagaagaattACCGAAAAATGAGTGAGAGATGTTTGCGCTAATTATCTCTCTTTATTCTTCTGTCTGTCTGTCTCTCTGTCTGGTTGTTATTGTTATgtaagagagatagagagagagagagaaaaaaaaaacatagaatatATACtatttaattgattaattatgaTTACTTCATTATTTTTCACAAACAGATCCCAACGAGGTAATCAAAAGAAgccttctttgttttcttttctcattgtttatttttaagtgtGACGCTAACGAGTGTTTCTGAAACATTCtttaagtattttatttaaaaaaaaaattttaaaaaaattaaacactacaattttcaatgtaTTGATTTTacgtattttcataaaattctaatatttaaGGTCTTAAAGAGTGTCCTATAGACATTCGTTAGCATTTGTCTATTTTTTAAGGGTTTTTTTATGGTATGTAAATtttcacattttaaaaaatttaaaataattaaatttgtattaaaatttttgcattttatattaataaaaaaattactaactTTAGTAGTTTTAATATGTGCCATATTGCACatgttagtttttaaaatttggtATCTAGCTGGAGGAGCAAGACTAATTTAAAGGCACTAATCTTACAATATATTATTAGAGTTAGAGTTTTTTTTCTGTCTATCATTGTTATTTCTATGACATATCGATGGGTATATTTTGTACTATATACTATATCCAACCCAcattaagttactatttttTGAATATTAAATTAATGAAATGTATATTCATTGTTATCAAAGTGAAAGATGTTGACTTTTAAATGGGGAATGAAGAATTACCTAACATTATTATCATAAACAAAATGTAAATATGACTtagaattctcttcatttttttactttattaattataattttaaagatatttttttaatgtattattcctccgattttatatatataaaaagaaatttacctttttaaaaagtaaattaactATATAAACTTTCATGAAAATCTAGAAATTAAACCTTAGTCAAGACGAGAATGAGACATTTATCCTAACAAAGCCGATATAACTAAtctatcatattatatatttataactaaatttaACCTCAAAAGTTTGAAGTCTAGAATTCTTATCGAGTTGCCTGTACTTTTAGCCGATCCTAAAAACTTATTGAGAAATACAAACATTTTGCCTGTATTTAtaactaaattatttattttttacaaaaagttaAGAACAACAATACAAGGGAGTTAGACATCATATCTTAACCCAAATTtttaaggtgttaggttaatgcgtctttttacttataaagtgtCAACCTACACTtttcttagcaatgtgggacttaagtCACACTTACCACAACAATCTTCTCCTTAAGTGTGAGTCCTTCAATTTTCTATGTTCTCCCTAAAGCGGAAACTTTTTTCAACACACTACACTTGCACCGTCGTTGTGGTAGCTCAACGGGATATGCCATCTGACCACCACCTTTATCaagaagactttcgatacaagaaGTCGATCGAACCTTTCGTCGAACTATCAGCTCTGGCACCACTGTTGGGTCACGAGGAGGCAGTTGGATGATCATCTACATTAAATTTAAGAACAAcaatacaagtgagttggacacctcaatttaatttgttttatataaatttatcatttttttttccgtGTCTTTTTTAACAAGTGTCCTACACCTTGTTAATATTGTTTTTGTGTATggagtatttatttattcacgttcatgttcatgtttataaaaaacataaacaatgcTCCGAGTCATtagttaaacatactaaaaaatgaaacaaataataaagttaatgatgagaaaataactttttacatcattaaaacattgagtTGCacaatttacaaaataaaattgggtcttgttaacatgtgcatatagggcacatgataaggtatcttaatatagaaatttaacatttaatgatacaagacatttaatgcttgaaaaattaaaatgcacaaattttaagacataatttctatttttactaccttaaaatataccatatatgcacatgttaacattctctaataaaattttcatattaatatcctttgttgatgtCCAGGACACTATTTATCATTTTCCTAAACATATATACTCCCTTTATTGTTCATATCTTTGTATGATGCGTCGAGGGACCGAGTACTATTAATCATGTTTCGACAAAATTTCATTAATGTCACATGAAAATTAGGTATAATTAATAGGAGTATGTTAGTGGGGATTACAAATAAATAGTCCAATTGAtcaccaagaaaagaaaaatattttctccaTCTCAAAGTATTACTTTTTTcggacacaattataagcaaaaaattattttttaaattcattgaaaaagtaatgtatctgTCAATAATATACACcatatacattattttttcaatgaatctaaaaaattgtttttttgcttataattgtgtccgAATGAAGTATTTATAGTGATGAGAAAATTTATCttaaattataagttattatacaatatcaataaaatatttaatattattttttatactcttaattattaattaaaaaactctTGTTTCAAATACATAAAACTTAGAAAAAGATTGGACTAAATACATATTCCTTCCTTCCCAAATTACTACTACTATACATCTACTATCAaacttttttcaaattattgtcatgctttaatttatttatttaaagggATAATTAATGTCTAGCTCTTTTCCAAAGATCGACCCGTATATATGCAAAGTTTcgttatttagtaaaaaaataaataaattggattcaatttttttttaattacaacaTGTCTTAAAAAATtccattaaaattttatataatttccTAATAATCCatactttgaaaaaataaagaaaacagcTGTCTCTTGATtaggaaaaaggaaaaaatgcaCCGCCTTATATAGAAGTTGTGTATGAACATAGAACTATAATATACTGGCAGTAGCTATGAATATAGAAAACATTATCTGAATTAAGAATACAGGGAACTGAAATAATTAGTAGttggaattataaaaaaaaaaaaaaaaaaagaagaattgcTTAGCTAAAAAGACACGAATTTCttctaatttaattaaaattttgggtTTAATTCTAGAGTTAGACAAACAACGTCGTTgaaactcttaaaaaaaattgacagcttatttaaattttataaaactcGAAAAATTAATCTCTACGATTGTTTGCGGATGATAGATTACACCAAACAAAAAGAAggaagaaattgaaagaaataaaaaaagttgagtaagTAAGAGataggaaggaagaagaatGTAGTGAATACAGCTGTAACCAATAGAGAGTGTAAGAAATGAAGTTAGAAATCACTATCACACACATGTGCATTACCTCATCCCTTTcctcatctttttcttttctattcttttttcttcatacttcaaccaaatattttaattaatcaaaatatgataaaataagttTGTATCATGTACCAAAATAAATGAAGTCTTGGATTCTTCCTACTTCTCATGGACCTCAAGATTAAACTAAAGTGTATAACTTTCTTGATTTATAATGAAGTTGATGTTTGAACTCAGAATttctaatatattatttaaattttttattattagatcAAATTTAGTGACTTAAGTGTACTTTTAACCAAGACATcacataatatcatgtacaaatgtacttttaattatttgatcAATACGTTTtattacatttaatttaatttaatataatattaaaagttaatttgtatataaatatttttttaacttatagTAGGTACATAATATAAGATTAGGCTAATAATTTGTCACCATATGATCGACCTTAAAATATAAGCACAAGTATTGttattagatttttattttataaaatacatgCAAAACAAACTATTTTTATGTTGGACAAATGAAATAGTAGCATCGTATTGTACACAATTTATTTCTAAGAATATGTTTTGTGGGCACAAACTTATTCATAATAATTTATTCATCCTACATATCCTACATTTACTTAGAGGGTTGGGGTTTTTCTAATCCCTAGTGTTGTTCTACTCCTGTTGTCTGTTAAAAGTTCATAATTTTGTGGCTGTCGCGAGTTCTCATGGATCTGGTTGCAGCGGTGTTAGTTTGTTTGGCTCGAAAAGCCTTTTTGGCTTGTTGTGTGTTGCTGCAGGGGATTGTTGGTACGTTGAGATGTTCGTATTAACATTAAGTATACTTACCAAGTTATGCAAGTTCATTATTCATTCCTTATGGTCGCAAGTTCATTCTTACATTAAGTATACTTACCAAAAAACGACCCTGAGCACACTACCTAGTTATGCAATTCATAAAATAAACGAAGATTTTTGCTTCTTGGCCAACCATTTTCATGATATCAATTTAACCCTATCTATCCACCCTCATGCCTAGCGTGAGTCAGGGTCAAATATCCACATTACATTCTTTAACTCGTCTCTTATACAATAATGTTAAGAAATCTCATATCAGTTGCGAGATGgtctgaatatatgtttataaagtagagatcATCTTCACCTTCCAAGTCAAGTTTGTAGGGTTAAGTTAATTAGACCGACTTCCAATTCTAAGATCTTCTAGCTTAACAAAGGTCTTCAGTTTGATCTATGGTTCATACAAGCAGCagtgttaaaacttaaaacctcTTAGGTAGAGCTTGTCACTCATTTAAATTTCACAAGATACGAAGAATTAATCTCACAATTACGTATAGAGAATAACTGACTTACGtcgacaaaaaaaaacttatgggATAGTTTCCACCAATCCAGCAGCAATGCTACTAAAACTGAATTTTCCATTTGTTAGAAAAACTTAATTGTATAGTCATGTTATCTGTATTTTCACTCACTCATATaactaactttttattttaaagttattaaaAGTTCTATGAgagataatataaaaatatttatattcataaGTGATTGGGGGACAATTATAACCTTATGATCCGATTTTtctaaaaaagttatttaattttagtcctttaaacttcttcaaaaaattttagtcctttaaatattttaatatgtaTGTATAATTATATATCACTCTCTCTagtttttaatataagaaaaaattcatttttagaTACATCAATCTCTCGATATATCTAAAAAATCAGTAGAGTTAAAAGGGCtgttggaagaagagactatttcttatattaaaaaaacgTGAACACGTATTATCTCATTTGTTTTTACTAAatgcatttaacttttttttaaggacTCAATGCATGCATTCACTTATATATTATCAGATTAACCCTTCGAGTAAAACTTATTATATCAGATAAAGCAAAGTACTATCTTTTAcgtaccaaaataaaataaagcaaaataTTTCACCactaataaattaatatagCTATGTGATTAGAGTTTAGGACCCCTTAAGCGGATatttagaaattcaatttttgcttcctaCGTATAGAAAGAATTGTGTTGGAAGAGAAAATTTATCTTGTGTACTCTATAAGTTTCTCAACAATTTGATCATCGTTAACGGCCACCAAAAACTTCGTATTTATATCatggtaaaaaaataacaaagtatctccaaaaagttttaaattaacttttttattagCTTAAAGaagttactaatttttttattagatcaAAATCTATTACTAACTTTTTTTCCTATGAagtaatttattatatatatggcAAAGTATCTCAAAAACGGTTTCAATTACCTTTTTTGGgattaaaatatgttttgtttttattaatttatatatatggcTTATGAATAATGTAATTTCCATATGTTTATAGCTTTTTCAATTATAAATATGTGTGTATGTGCATGGACacatatattcaaaatttaGAGACAAATGGATCAGAATAATACATGTCCTTTGTGCCAAATAATTTCCTCTATGAGAGGACTACAAATTTCTGACACACCTTTGGAATTTTGTAGGGAACATGCAAATCAACTTGGTATTTGTAGCACACAAATGCTAAGCTTGATTGAAAGGGTAAGATATTTTGTTATCTTTTAAATGATCAATGCTATCT from Trifolium pratense cultivar HEN17-A07 linkage group LG5, ARS_RC_1.1, whole genome shotgun sequence encodes:
- the LOC123883299 gene encoding uncharacterized protein LOC123883299 produces the protein MDPQTFIRLSIGSLGLRNTGTELSTEKSGIQRLSSSYVCEIRLRGFPVQTSSVPLITSAEVIRDTQNIASSFYLEESDLKALLAPGCFYNPHACLEISVFSGKKGSHCGVGVKRQQIGVFKMQVGPEWCEGKPLILFNGWIGIGKNKQENGKPGAELHLKVKLDPDPRYVFQFDDITRLSPQIVLLQGSKQPIFSCKFSKDRVSQIDSLSTYWSGSPDTSDLETERRERKGWKVKIHDLSGSAVAAAFITTPFVPSSGCDWVARSNPGAWLIVRPDVGGISESWQPWGKLEAWRERGIKDSICCKFHLLSEPQDGANRLMSEININAEKGGEFFIDTEKHMRTMATAASPIPSPQSSGDFGALSPVVGGFVMSCRVQGEGKRSKPLVQLALRHVTCVEDAAIFMALAAAVDLSIEACKPFRRKIRRGSRNSI